atatcgaTAATTACATTTATCTGGAAATACATATATGTTTGAATTTATCTATATTAATTAATCAAACCATGATTCGATATCATTTATGCATGGATAGTCTTTCCACATATTTACACGTTATTTACACTGCACATATTTACACGTTAGCTACTGTCACCAAATATTTACATGTCggctcctctcctattctccgctAGGGTTCCTTCAACAAGTATCCTCCTCGCAACATGCAACGTTTTGATCACGTCTTCCATCTCCATTCTGGCAGTCGCCGATTCGTTTGAGCATGAGAGGCCAACTTTGATCACCGAAAGCAGACATTTATGGATCCCCTTATCCACGTTAGCCTTTGCATCTTGTTCATGCAACAACAACGATGGGTCGACTATATCAAATATCTGTGCTGGATAAGCCATTTTCACGTAACGATGAAGGTTTTCTCCATCCTTAAAATGGGAATCTGTGGGTCTTCTTCCGCTGAACATCTCCAGCACAAGTACTCCATAACTGTAGACATCCCCTTTAGTGGAGACCGTCCCGCCCAAGCCGTACTCTACAATCATAAGTACAACCAAAGACAAGATTTTTGATGCCGCTGTGAAAAAAATGCTACCCAAGGAGTTTACGAACAacgaatgagttagagaaaaagTGTATGAGATCGAGTAAATGACCTGGAGCGACATATCCAATGGATCCTTTTAACCGAGAGATGCGACTTATCTCCTTAGCAAGATCACCGGAGGTCGTCTCTTTCAGCAACTCTGCAGATCCAAAGTCACACAAATGAGCAACCATATCATTGTCAAGAAGCACATTGCTTGGCTTCAGATCACAATGAACAATGGTTGTCCCGCTATAGTGATGCAGATAGTCCAAAGCAGAAGCCACATCGATTGCTATGTTCAGTCTCTGGAGGAGAGTTAAGGCGCTCGATGCATCACCATTCATGTCTGCTCCGGGATGCAACCAGTCATTTAAACTCCCATTGGGCATGTACGCAGTAACGATAGCCAAGAATGCATCACCATTGTGATCTGCGCTAGAGCAGACTGTTAAGATCTTGTTGACATTTCGATGTCTGATTGCTCCTAAAGTTTCACATTCTGCTTTAAAGCTCTGAAAGGCCCCGACTTGTAGAGTATCGAACACCTTAACAGCAACGTCGATCGAATCGTAGCTCATGGTTCCCCTGTACACTTGACCAAAGCTTCCCCGGCCTATGATATTGGATGGGGAGAATCCATCAGTTGCTCTGTATATCTCGCTGTAAGAAGCAATTGGATACTGTCTTTTAGATGGTACTACAGGCATGCACTTCCTTGTTCTTTGCCTGTGGAGCAGGTAAGAAGCTGCAGCCAGAGACAATACAAATATTGTCACCGTAATCACAATTGAGACGAGTGACCTAACTGCAGGAGACCCGCCCTTCTTCCCCGGAGCGTGATCGGGGCATGGCTGCAAATGCAACGCTTGGATTCCTCCACACAGCTTATTGTTTCCGGTGACCGAGTAAACATTGGCGTTCCTGAAAACCCCTTCATTTGGCACTTGGCCTTGGAGGTCGTTGAATGAAAGATTAAGGAACCTGACGTGTTCGAGTCGCTCGAAGGACAGCGGGATGTGTCCTGATAAGTTGTTGCAGGAGAGATCTAACACTTGGACGCCGGTGAGACTACCGAGCGAGTCTGGAATTGCTCCTTCAAGGTGGTTTCCTTGCAGGTAGAGGTACTGCAAGACTTGGCATTCTCCTATGGTGCTTGGAATTTCCCCAGATAGTCTGTTCTTTGATATATCCAAGGCTTCAAGATTCTTCAAGCTGCCAACTCCTGCTGGCAGAGGCCCCGTGAAAAAGTTCCGTGACAAGTTGAGGTATCGAGTCAAAGAGGTCAGCTCTGTAAGTTCTTCAGGAATGCGGCCCTCGAGCTTGTTGAATGATAAATCACACACAGTCAACTGTCGCAGGTTGCCGAAGCTCTTGGGAATCTCTCCCTGCAAGCCATTGCCGTTCAAGTAGAGGTTTTCGAGCTGGGTAAGGTTGCCAACAGCGGATGGAAGAACTCCCGACAATTGATTATCGTCCAAGGACAAGACGTGCAGATTCCGTAACTTGCCAACGGCTGCAGGGACGTGACCTGGGAAGATCCATGCATGCGAGATGCAAAGAGAAAGGATAGTTTCATAACGTTAAGGATAAAGAgagtcgaattatatatatatatatatatataacttaaactTAAGCTGTTGAATCAAATTAGTGTTTGTTAACTATTGACTCAGACCCATGAAATTTTGACACGGATGATATAAAGAATCAAGAATTGTGATGATACAATTCTGCAAGGTCAGATATACAAAATCCATAATTATTCTTTTAGGgatatcatcataaatttaatatacaaaaaatttatgcaGGTATCTTCATGAATCTAACCACGTAAATCTATCATGAGCCAACTTCTTCATGAATCTGAGTTCCACTGGTCTCAGGACTACTGCGCGTTCGAAACAGTACCTGTGAGAGCCATCTGATCCAAGTGAAGTCTTTCGAGGTGGATGAAGCGCCCTATCCCCTCGGGAATACTTCCATGTACCTCGTTTCCTCCCAAACCAAGCCATGTAAGTTGTGTCGATAGATTGACTATCGTGCTTGGCAATGGCCCCTCCAGCTTGTTATATTCCAGGTCCAGGGTTTTCAGATTGCTGCAGTTGGCTAAGGAAGTGAAGAACTCCCAGTCCTCAGCTTTCCTAGTTTCTAATTCGTTGGCACGCAGATTCAGCGAAGATAGATATCTTAGTTTGCCTATATCCGGAGGCAGAGGACCACTAAGTCTGTTATATGGCAGAACGATTTGTCTAAGCATAGAAGCATTTGGCAGTGAGATAGGAAGTGGACCTTCAAGAATGTTACCAAATGCTTGAAGTACTTCAAGACTGACAAGC
The DNA window shown above is from Musa acuminata AAA Group cultivar baxijiao chromosome BXJ2-4, Cavendish_Baxijiao_AAA, whole genome shotgun sequence and carries:
- the LOC135609670 gene encoding putative receptor-like protein kinase At3g47110, which encodes MSFFFDPFIIFGSPSWLLTLTSALIVPFLLSEPAASATGVTSDTSDLSALLSIRAHLNPFTSLSSWDSHNSSIPFCQWPGVTCGSSNNPGRVTALNLANLGLTGSVSSDIGNLTFLRSLNLSFNNLQGQLPPELGRLSHLELLVLSQNALEGRIPVTLANCSNLWRISLGSNRLAGEVPAEFGALPKLQILSLHDNDLSGRIPASLGNLSSVTHIDLVGNRLAGTIPPSLGRLQSLVHISVTRNSLTGAIPVSIFNLSSLSYLYVGYNQLSGTLPPDMGNTLVSLEVLQAFGNILEGPLPISLPNASMLRQIVLPYNRLSGPLPPDIGKLRYLSSLNLRANELETRKAEDWEFFTSLANCSNLKTLDLEYNKLEGPLPSTIVNLSTQLTWLGLGGNEVHGSIPEGIGRFIHLERLHLDQMALTGHVPAAVGKLRNLHVLSLDDNQLSGVLPSAVGNLTQLENLYLNGNGLQGEIPKSFGNLRQLTVCDLSFNKLEGRIPEELTELTSLTRYLNLSRNFFTGPLPAGVGSLKNLEALDISKNRLSGEIPSTIGECQVLQYLYLQGNHLEGAIPDSLGSLTGVQVLDLSCNNLSGHIPLSFERLEHVRFLNLSFNDLQGQVPNEGVFRNANVYSVTGNNKLCGGIQALHLQPCPDHAPGKKGGSPAVRSLVSIVITVTIFVLSLAAASYLLHRQRTRKCMPVVPSKRQYPIASYSEIYRATDGFSPSNIIGRGSFGQVYRGTMSYDSIDVAVKVFDTLQVGAFQSFKAECETLGAIRHRNVNKILTVCSSADHNGDAFLAIVTAYMPNGSLNDWLHPGADMNGDASSALTLLQRLNIAIDVASALDYLHHYSGTTIVHCDLKPSNVLLDNDMVAHLCDFGSAELLKETTSGDLAKEISRISRLKGSIGYVAPEYGLGGTVSTKGDVYSYGVLVLEMFSGRRPTDSHFKDGENLHRYVKMAYPAQIFDIVDPSLLLHEQDAKANVDKGIHKCLLSVIKVGLSCSNESATARMEMEDVIKTLHVARRILVEGTLAENRRGADM